GCACTACCAATGATCTCAAACATATCCTCATCAGATCTATCGTCGCCAACACACAGTACAAAGTCAGCCTGCTTCCCCGTCTCGTGCATTGATGTGAAGATCTTTTCTGCAACCACGCCTTTACTGACACCCTATAAGGCACAACAAAAATTGGGTTCAATAATCACTTAAAAAATCAATTGGTTTGCAACAATCCTTAGCAACGTAATGTAGATCTCTTTTATCATCAGCAAGCAAACTATTCGTCTTAAACTTTACTAAAGTCAACTTTACTACTGTGGTTTCTCTGTGAGATTGTTTTATGAGCCAACGTCAAAGCATTGCCATCCTTCACAGTATAATCTTTTCAAATGTTTCTCGTGAGGATACTAAACAAACCCTCATTTTCTAAAATTCCTCCAAGTCACTTGATTAAGATGCACGCAAGCATAGGGTTATTACGCATATTCTCAGAGTTTCTGAGCATTTTTAGTGTGTTGCACTTGCCAAATGCAAAGGTGCTTATTCAGACGAGGTACCAGTTCTAAGCATAATATTCTAATTTATGACTTGCAAAAGACCCCTAAGAGACGAAGGAATAGAAGAGAGGACCCAAATCAAAAAATCAAATAAGGACGGCTGAATGGAAATTTCTACAGATTGCAAGATGAGAAAATTATGTGCTGTGTATCTTCCATGCATTCTAACAATGAAAATGGGGGAACTTGGAGCTTTTTCTGTGATAAACAGGAATAGGTAGTCGATCCTAGTGACAATGGTGATGTCCTGATATATTTTTCTGTGACAATGGTGATGTCCTAATATATTTTTCTGTGACATTGGACAAGAATTTGCATTAACGTAGAGAGTTAAAATTTGAGAGAGAGTTAAGACATTCACCTGTGGCTTCACTTCTACAATATACTGACCACTCTTCACAGCAACTGGTTCATTTGCTAGCACACTTTCTAAATGGTCGAGCAACTCTTTAGCCTGACTGGATCCAAAACCAGAATCTGCATCTCGATGGTGCCAAACCAAGGCACTCTCCTTGGTTTCAATGCTAGAACCATCGGTGGCTTCTGTGTAGAGTTTCATAACTGGTTCAGCTATCTGTATCCAACCAAAGTCATTGCTCTGCCCGCAAACTTCCCAATCCTTGTCAGCAGACCACCTaacaaaaatcaatttatgttaaaaccaaacaaaaaacaagGATAACTGTAAAGGACAAATAGTTATTGGATATACCTCATAAAATAACCATGTTCAGCAGCAATTCCGAGTTTCTTGCAAGGAGAAAACCACTTGCTCAAACTATCCCTTCCTCTCCCACTGACCACAAAAACAGTGTTTTTAACATCACCACAAAGCGTATTAATGAGGGAGATCACTTCTTGACTCGGGCTCTTATTTATAGATGTTTGAGGCATCACAGTGCCATCATAATCCAGTAGAATTGCCCTATTTTTAGATCTCAAATAAGCAGAAACAATGTGATCAATAGTCAGCTTTCTGAAGTTAGGATCAAGTGCTATAACCCTGAAGCCGAAGCCCAAACCAATACCCCAGCAACGCCTTCTGAAATGGTCTTTGCAAGTTCTCTCCATATCTTGGAAAACACTTCGTGACCAGTATGCCACATCATGTGTACTAACATACCTATAATGCTTCTCATGGCGCAACTGCTTCTCGGGTTCCTCCATTGAAATTGCCTCATTCATCGCCTCAGCCGTTGATTCAGTATTCCATGGGTTAACCCGAATTGCACCACTTAGTGAAGGGGAACATCCAATAAACTCTGATACTACTAGCATGCTCTTCTTCGGCCCACTGTGTTCTGAATTAGAATCTGATACAGAGTTTCCTTGCCTGCACACAATGTATTCATATGGAATAAGATTCATCCCATCTCTCACAGCTGTGACAACTACACACTCGGCAATGGTGTAATATGCAACTCTTTCACTAAGAGAGACTTGCCTATCAATAAACACAATGGGTTCATAACCAGTCCGACcaaatttttcattaattctTTTGATGCTTGACTGAATTTCAGCCTGCGTTTCCTCAAGATCTTTCCCTCTTCCCCTAGCAGGGTTTGCTATCTGTACCAGAACCGCTTTCCCCTGCCACTTCGGATGCTGCTTCAGCATCTGTTCCATTGCCAAGAGCTTCAAGTTGACACCTTTAAAGATGTCCATATCATCAACACCCAGCAGCACAGTCTTCCCCTCAAACTGTTGTTTAAGTTCTCCTTCCCTCCACTCCTTATCGGCAAGCTTCAACACTGACCCAATCTGCCCCATATGAATCCCGACAGGCATGATCTTTATCCCAACTGTCCTTCCAAAATAATCCAGCCCAATATAACCCCGCTTTGACTGATACTCCAAACCCAACATCCGACTACAACAAGACAAGAAATGTCGAGCGTAATCAAATGTGTGGAACCCAATAAGGTCCGAATTTAGAAGTGCCTTTAGGATCTCTTCCCTTACCGGTAGAGTCCTATATATTTCAGACGAAGGGAATGGGCTGTGAAGAAAAAACCCCATTCTCAATCTATTGAATCTCCTCCTCAAGAAGGTAGGCAGCACCATTAGATGGTAATCATGAATCCACACATAGTCATCCTCCGGATTTATTACCTCGATCACCCTTTGTGAAAAAATCTTATTTGCAGCCACATATGCTTCCCACAAAGACCGATCGAACCTCCCACCATGGGTTGCTGAGAATGGAAGCATGTAATGAAACAAAGGCCACAAATGCTGCTTACAAAACCCATGATAGAACTTGGACAAAATGTCGGGCGGCAAAAAAGCTGGAACACTCTTGAATCTATCCAACAGGAGCGCTGATACATCGTCCTGTTCATTCGAATCCACTTCGACGCTCAAAGAACCTACATACAAAACCTCCATATCTTCAGGTAAACCGTCCTTCAACTGCAATAACAATGAGTCCTCATCCCAACTAAAGCTCCATCCTTTATTATCCGGTCTCCGCTTAGCTTTCACAGGGAGCTGGTTGGCAACAATAATTATCCGGTCCTGAACGATCGAGGACGGAACATCCGAAGACACACTACCAGCCTGATCATCATCAAGCTCAGATATAACACCGGCAACGGTCATTACACGCGGAAGCCGCCGTCTTTCGCGACCCATTACCGGAAAGTTCCCGGAGGCTAGATCTAAAAGATTGGTATACGATTTGGACATCATCTTGAACAGAATTTATCTGGGTTTCCCCAATCCAACTCAAAAATCACAGACAAGATCTCACAAATATAAACCTGACCCAAGATTCCTTGCCTCTTCAAGTAACAAAAATTAAGCAGGATCTGTAATAACATGAAATAAACGGGCATCAACATATACCAAACTAAGCATTGATTCCAATACCCAAATTAGATTCAATCACTGCAAATAACCATTAATTAATAACACTTCCTAATACCAAAAACTGCAAAAAAACAGCATAAAATCTCATGTTTCAgttaatatccaaaaacaaagtaaacccTAGAGAGTGAATTGAAATATTTCCaaaaactgaaagaaaaaaaaaagaaaaaaatgatacCTTCAGAGGTTTGAAAGAGCAAATTTTGAATCTTTCCCAGGAACAATTTGGATCTGaaaatccaaataaaaaattaattggggGTGAAATCAGCAGGAAAGAAATCTAGGGTTTGGTTTGGTCTTCTCTGAAAGTGAACGGCCAAGAGTCCCACTTGCAaagatctctctctccctctccctctccccatACAAATATAAAAGAAATATTTTTGCTTCCCTCTTTTTGGaggaacaaattgaaaaaaaaaaattgtttgtgtatatttttggaaattaaaaattcgaaaaacagTAAAAAAAGAAGAGGATAAGGTTGGCCAGTAGACTTCCCAGTAATGCCAACTGGCCCTTTATGCTTGAAAGCTTTCCCCACGCGCGTATACTCCCGCGTGCCCAGGATCTGGTGACGTGGCCAAATCCTACACTTGCGTTGGCATCTCACACTCTGTTTGAAAAGCGGCGGGGACACGTCGTCTTTGTATTTCGTAACCCACCGCCCGGGTCCACGCGTCGCCGAATATATATCCACTCGGTTAAAATGATCCACTGTTTTCGCGTTCAGGATAAATATCTGCCCTCattggtaattttttttaaattttttttaacaaacggtaTTATGTAAGCTCATAGGCGCAGTCGCTAACTCTTCATAAAAGAAATAGGTAATAATGTAGATTAAATTCGTTTTCTATGAGAATTCAACCAAAGTCTttttacttacaaataaaaataataatacttagaccgtaatactaagttgggcattgaaaattattttaaaaaaaaaattggaataacGTTGGTGATTGGTGGGGGGGCACAAAAAGTGCCTTTTGTGCAATTTGCCACATGGTGCCATATAATAAATACGAAAAATACGGATAAGGCGATGCCAAAGAGGTGATGACGTCATCGGTGACGTCACCAAATAGTACCACTTGGCAGGCACGTGGTTTTGGCGCGGACAGGAAACATATGTGGGCATAGGGGAATTTACTAGTAAGGGTATGATATTCACataccctattttacttctcacacctctttttaattttcgggcttcggattggatgaattgaagaaaattaatggacaaaaattaacaagaagtgTGTAGGAAGTAATTTGAAGTGTGTGGAGATCACACCCCTACTAGTATACCACCCACTTTAAACTACATTTCACACTATATTCGAGGTAATTTTGTAAATAGGTCaaatggttttaattttttgcattctaaaatttggaaattgtttcaatttacccattttctttcaatttacaCCTTTTGTCTGATGAAATAATTGAATCTACAATAACTGATGACATGGTGAGTATGAAACTCGTAATTACAGTGACATGTAAGCAACATTTGCACTACATTAACAAAAACACTCATCACCTTAATGAATAATAGCGAAGGCCACACACTCTATGtgtgaaaaatatatttttttttctcaaatattgtttttaaattttattttttattttttatgggaGGAGTTATTGTTTTTAACGGGTTGACAGACATCTAAAAAAAAGGGGTTGGCAattaagaagagagagagagtgtgagttTATAGAGGATAATGATAGTATGACATGACTGTGAGGTTAAAAAACATCACAATTTGTTTGTGCGAAATTTACTGCTCATGTGttttttttctaatatttttgtttcatttatgtattgaagattaattttattagtttttaggTAACAAAAAGAAttatattaatatgtagtttagattaaacgttcaaatatttaaaaagtgaaattgatacaattTCAAAATCTTATAGGGCAATGTGAAACGGTGCATGCAAACTTTTGTGAGAACTTTTAGGGTAGCGAGTCATATAGCAAAATAATTACAATAATTTGATGGGAACTTATTATCTACGAGAGTCGATTTTAAAATATTTCGCTACACAATATTACGAAGTAGCAGAATAATATTCTAATAAGTCACTTTCACACAATCTCATCTCTCGACTCAAATTGTAGTATTGATTTTTTACTAAAGATAGTTTAGAAGAAATGTATGCCAACTGAGTCGTGAATCATCAGGTGATTGTTTTTGGTACAATAAAATATCTCGTGATGAATAGGGGAGATATTGAAAATGTGGATATAAATTTACATGGTTGGGGTTAAAAAGATGGGAAGTGGGAAGCAAATGCAATGTCGTTTTCCTCCCAGCTGGATTTGTTTTATGCGTCCGAATAATACTTGGATTGTTCTTGAAAATAAACCAAGGAATGAGAGGGAATAATGGTGAAGACCATGACCGTATGGTGTGATGGCCTTTCTCTCATTTGACCAGCATAGAATATGCTTTTGCTTTGCTTACCTAATTTTTCATGCATGGAGAAGGTGAGGGTCAGTGCAATGCTTTGGAATAAGATAATGTCGCTATTCAATTAAGTCTCATACATTATTTGTTGTCACACGAAactattattttagtttttcaaTTAAAATCGGATATTTCTTGTCAATCTACGAATCTCCTCGAATTAAAATCCTGCTCTTATTTTATCTACTTGTTTCGAGTTCAAATTCTCCCTCTCATGTTTTTTTACAACATTTCTATCAATTGTTTCAGCCAATGTCGTTCGTCCATGTGACCTGAACTCGAGAATTCCTCCAACAACTTATTGGCTCAAGTTCATCTTTTGAATTCGAGGAAAATACGCTTCCATTTGACCATTTGTTGTAATTCATGGTTGAGTTACTTTCAAAGCTTATGGTCTCTCCATTGCATAATTCCTTCGAGTCGAAACTCGGACAGACCAAAAAATGTCATCGGGAACGATTGTGTTCTGGTTGATCTAGCCGTTAGTTGTGAGGGAGTGGAAGGAGACCTATGGATGGATGCCGATATTTGGAGCCGTTGCTGCAATTGCAGCGGCTTTTTCGACCGGTGCCAACAATCTTCCGTCTCCGGTTTGTGCATTTTCATTAGGGTTCATGTGGATACCTATTAGCTAATCACATTGTTATGCACATTTTTTATGTTCATAGATATATTATAGCATCTGACGTTTGTCTTTTGTTTGATGTTTTTCAGTTTTCGACACCTATTGGGTCGGGGAGTTTGACACTTCTGAAGGCATTTGAAGCAGCCTTTGCCAGTTGCGGTAGTTTTGTGAATGATCTGTTTTCTGATGTACGGATTAAGACACTTCCATTTCAACTCTATTTTACGTCCAAAGAAATTGTACGTTACAACACGGATTTTCCTACCGCGCATTTAATTGAACTTTTTAAACTATGGATATGTCATGTAAATTATTAATAGTGTTGATACTTCAACCTTATATTTGTCGATATGTCGTTAATAAACTTGGGATTCTCCGCCTTTTACTTTTCGCCGACATTTTTTTATTCTCCTAAAAAGAAAAAGTCAAAGCAGCAGACCTGTAGTCCCATTATCCACCTTTAAAGACATTTTTAAAGAATATTATGAGAAAGTGCAATTAACCGCTCTATAGAAGGATTGGCGTATAATTTAGCTAATAGAGTTCTCCATATCCCCAGTTTCTCAAGGAAAATCAGCCTAGTGAAGGCTTGTTGATGTGGAGTATGGTAGTTGTTGTAGAAACCGCAGGTATATTCAAAGACTTGCTTATTGCTGATATTTATTTTATACGTTCTTTTTGTCATGCCTATAAATTTTTTACAGCAATTTGGCTTGCTCTGGCTACATATTTGCAGCTGCCAGTCTCACCTCAGCAGTCAATGCAGGGTGCCCTATTGGGAACTATACTTGTTACTGAAGGTTTTAGCTACATACCCTTGCGGAATAAGGTAAGGAGGTATACAGATTAGGTCGCTTAAGTAAGACGTTCCACACGAAAAATTTACGAGaggttgaaaaatgtaaatgaTTTCACTTCGTTTTGGTAAAACAATATCCTGTTTGCGCTATTCATTTCCAAAACATGTAAGTCCTTGATGTCAAATGCTTAAGCTTGACTTGTTTTTCGCTATAATCTTTCGTTTCTTATTCTCGAGGGATTGTGAAATGCAGAATGCAAATCACAATTTCAATCGTGGAGGACTTCTGTGGATATTTCTTGAACGGACTGTTGCTCCATTCATTGCCTTTGCATGTGTACTCTTCCTCTTCAGCGTAATGAAGGCTTCTCTGCTTCACCGTGAAAATGTCGAAAAAAGGTTCTTGTTCTTTTCCCGTTTGGCTATGAATATCTGCAGGATTGCTTTGCCTCTTTTTCATGATTCGGGTAAATTTTCTCGGCGTAATGAGTAGTGTAACCATTCGTTATGCattgcattttattttgtcaattttttgATGTGAACTTTTTTCATTCTTCAACATTATCAATATCTTCCATCTTCATTGCTGTTCATATTGCAGGTCATACCGTCTACAAGTGCAGTTCACAGTAGGGTTACTGTTGTTGCAGTTGCCCTGGCCGCCATGACTGGAGCACTATTATCCTTGGTATGTACAACATCAGATTTTTTTAAAACCTTCCTTTCCCTTCTATATGTTCAACCTTAATTCGGATCTCTAAGAAACAGGGTTTGGTGATTCCTTTAGCCATGAAGAAAGTCAATGCAGCCAAAATTTACAAGACCGTGAAGAGAAACATGTCTAAATCCATAAACCAAAAGTCTACAGAAAGCCAAGAACAAACCTGTATTAGTACAAAATCTTCGGATGACGGAGCACAGTCTGAAGAAGCCTTGAAAGATTTCCTGCAGATGAGAGTCCTTGGTACTGTGTACGAAGAAGAGGATGAGAGGAGCTGGGCTTAACCGGACTCAATACAAGAACCTGAACCTGCGCCTACTCCTGATCATTCTGCTTTCGAAGATAAGTCTAATACGGAGAAACCTAGGTCATTTAGGCAGTTGCTTGAGTCTTCAAACAAGGCACTTTCACAAGATTGAAAAAACACCACCGGTTGAGAACTCCTTTCGGTTCATAAGAGGCCATCAAAATCAGCTTTTTGTTCTCATGTAAGACCTATACATACGTATTTCATTCTTGCCTGAATGTGCGGTTCAGATTCACATTACCTTATATCACGCTAACCTTCATGCTTATGTGACGGAATAGGTAAACGAGTATGACAGACAAACTCTTGTTCTAGCTGAAAAATATGATGATGTGGAAGGCTTGTTCATCTTACCACAGATTATAGCTTCGTGTATCTTCACGTAAGTTCATTTCTGCCccgaaaaaccaaaaacactaaGTTCATTGATGTAAAATATAGTGAAGATATTGACACTATGTTCTTGCAAGCTTATTCAATCCGCTAATGAAGTAGCTGCCATTGTGAG
This genomic interval from Malus domestica chromosome 05, GDT2T_hap1 contains the following:
- the LOC103434910 gene encoding probable alpha,alpha-trehalose-phosphate synthase [UDP-forming] 7, coding for MMSKSYTNLLDLASGNFPVMGRERRRLPRVMTVAGVISELDDDQAGSVSSDVPSSIVQDRIIIVANQLPVKAKRRPDNKGWSFSWDEDSLLLQLKDGLPEDMEVLYVGSLSVEVDSNEQDDVSALLLDRFKSVPAFLPPDILSKFYHGFCKQHLWPLFHYMLPFSATHGGRFDRSLWEAYVAANKIFSQRVIEVINPEDDYVWIHDYHLMVLPTFLRRRFNRLRMGFFLHSPFPSSEIYRTLPVREEILKALLNSDLIGFHTFDYARHFLSCCSRMLGLEYQSKRGYIGLDYFGRTVGIKIMPVGIHMGQIGSVLKLADKEWREGELKQQFEGKTVLLGVDDMDIFKGVNLKLLAMEQMLKQHPKWQGKAVLVQIANPARGRGKDLEETQAEIQSSIKRINEKFGRTGYEPIVFIDRQVSLSERVAYYTIAECVVVTAVRDGMNLIPYEYIVCRQGNSVSDSNSEHSGPKKSMLVVSEFIGCSPSLSGAIRVNPWNTESTAEAMNEAISMEEPEKQLRHEKHYRYVSTHDVAYWSRSVFQDMERTCKDHFRRRCWGIGLGFGFRVIALDPNFRKLTIDHIVSAYLRSKNRAILLDYDGTVMPQTSINKSPSQEVISLINTLCGDVKNTVFVVSGRGRDSLSKWFSPCKKLGIAAEHGYFMRWSADKDWEVCGQSNDFGWIQIAEPVMKLYTEATDGSSIETKESALVWHHRDADSGFGSSQAKELLDHLESVLANEPVAVKSGQYIVEVKPQGVSKGVVAEKIFTSMHETGKQADFVLCVGDDRSDEDMFEIIGSAMRNGILSSNTSVFACTVGQKPSKAKYYLDDPSDVITMLDALADASDSPPCSDGEPGSP